CTCAGCATAATAGGGATTTTAATTTCTTAATTAACTCGGGAACCACACCTATGTGGAAGCAACTGCTTACAATATACTTCGTAGGCTATCCCGCATTTActaaagtgtttccattatttttgcagttacctgtagcagctcagtgtttgGAAACCAGGCTAATATGAAAATATATGCCAGGAGGTGCAAAAGAGAATATTTActaatgtgtttgtatgtgttttcAGAATGACGGTTTTGAGGAGTTTTTTGAGAAATCAACTATCACTGGGGACAAGCTGTACTGTGCTAAATGCAATGAAGAAGTGGAAGCAACAACTGTGAGTAATATCTTTAAAGTTGTCTTGTAAAATCACTGATTGGATCACAAGTCTCTGGAAGGGTGTCACAGGCTTTTCAAAGCACATTGACGGTTCGATTGTCACTGTATCTTTATTTAGAGACTGTAATAATAATGACTGAGTGGGTTTTGTTCCTCCAGGCATGTAAGATGGTACATCACCCAGAGATTCTGACTCTGCTACTCAAGAGGTTTGAGTTTGACTACCATGGGATGACATATGTCAAAGTCAACTGCTCTGTGGACGTTCCTCACAAATTACAGACCGAGGTAACTACAAAACTGTCTTTATTTGATAGGTTGTTTATCACAGATTGTATCATGGAGGTAAGCCTTGGTAAGTGTTAGACCTACAATCACTTCTATATTAGATAGATCTCTTGAACTGTGGCTAGCATTCTTACCTCAAGACCAAAATGTTTGAACTTCAACTACCCAGTTGGAGTACTCCTGAAAGGTTTCTGCAATATTTTATTTAGGCAAGGACAAGTAGCACAAGGTGACATAACTGATTTTTATCATTTTTATTCTCTCCTACATAAATGTTATATTTTCATCTGTAGTTGATGGAATATATTTTTATTGTCTGATTGCTCTGAACAGAATGGGGCATATGAACTCTATGCAATTGTGGACCATGAAGGAAGTCTAAGAAGTGGACATTACACTGCTACAATCAGGTCCTATGAGGATCAGAAGTGGTATTTGTTTAATGACAGCAACGTAAGCCCGGTAAGGGGGATTTAAAAATACAGCAGGGAAAGTATACTGGTAGATGGACAATAGGGGGTGggcataggcctactgtaaacagaagtgtctgtgtgtgggggggggggggcatacagTATGTGCTCTGGAGTCGAGAGTTTTACAGCTTGACCAGACTCCGGCTCAGTAAGGAAGAGTTATTACATTGTTGTTGTAATTGGACTTCATTTTATACTGCCATTTTGTTTGGGTATGAAATGAACTAGACAAAGGTATAActgaagagtttatttccaaaaatcTATACCCaccaatttttcacatttgtgttttttcatcagaaatgattgcttaggggtaccttcatgtgtgtgtaaaatattactgttctcatatttttgtaaatgtgtctgtgatatgttgttgtcttacctagctatcttaagattaatgcacttactgtaagtcaCTATGGATACATttacaaatgtaaatgttttacatactgatttaattattttactatttctacatttcTTTATAAAAATGTAGGTATTagttacatttgactgtgtaaaacctagcagttctACTTATTTCTCTGAGTTGGATGTATAGTATTTTGCAAAAGAATAtatgattatttgtctctctgaaagaaaaagaaaaaacatCAAGTGACAGATTTTAAAgaaccccatgccatgattagatagtgtaAGAACATACCAATCTCATTCTTAATTTCTATAAATAATAAAAgctcatttacaaacatttctgcgTTTTGGAATGAAACTATTAAAGTTAATTTACTCAAATGTATCCAAATTCAGGTGTGATGAAAACAAATTGAATATATTTTAATGTTGAATATATTCACCAACACAAATGCAACACTCAATATGTAATGCAGCTGCACATTCTCTTTCTCCCACGCCCTGCCCCCTCTTCCATATAGATCACATTGGAACCAAACTTAAGGTAAAATGCACACCGTTTcatcattttgtgtgtgtgtgtgtgtccataaaaTTAGATATACTTGCCAAAGTTATGATCTTAAATCATATAAAAATGCCCAATattattttttttctcactttagATCACAAAGTGCTTATCTGCTTATTTATAGGACATGTAAGTTATCAAATATGACCTTTTTGATATGTTTTACTCCTCTTGTCATACAACCTAAAATATCAATATTCTTCAATTATTTTCTTATTGTTGTCTTCCCATTCTTCCATGATCTATTTACATCTGTAGCCCTAAATACTACATCATTTTTAGTTCTAGTTCTGTGGTATCAATTACTGTAAAACTGTGACACGTATTGCAGGTGGATACAGACAAGAAGAGGATAAGAGGTCAGTTggaaacagagaggaagatggaAAGAGTGTATgtggaaagaaagaaaaagagggagagaagaaattGTCAGGTGGAAACAGAGACGAGGAGGGGAGCTCATGGTCAAAGACAAGAGGAAATGAAAAGGATGCAGCTAAAAAGAGACCAAAAGTTGAATGGATTGTAAattctataaaatatatttactcATGCATAACAGCAATTGGATCATTGAGAAAAAGAGGGGAATATAAAATTGATGCAGATGAAAATAAAGGAGAAGGGGGCAAAAGTACAGATGGggagaatggagagggagggaaggagaggtcagGTGCAAAGAGAGAAGATGATGATAAAACGTCAGGTGAAAAAAGTACGGAAGAGGATCAGAGGTCAGGTGGAAACAGCAAGGAAGAGAATAAGAGGTCTTGTGAAAACATTGACGAAGATAAGAGGTCCGGTGGAAATGGTAGAGAGGATCATAACAGGTCCAGTGGAAACAGAAGAGGAGAAGGTGTTAAGAGGTCAGGTGGAAACAGTCAGGAAGAGGATAAGAGGTCAGGTGAAAACGGAGAAGATGATAAGAGGTCAGGTGGAAACAGAGAAAAAAATGATAAGATGTCAGGTGAAAAAAGTAAGGAAGAGGATCAGAGGTCAGGTGGAAACAGTGGAGAAGGTTATAAGAGGTCAGGTGGAAACAGTAGTGAGGATGATGACAGGTCCGGTGGAAACAGAAGAGGAGAATGTGATAAGAGGCCAGGTGGAAACAGTATGGAAAAGGATAAGAGGTCAGGTGGAAACAGTGGAGAAGATGATAAGATGTCAGgtggaaacagaggaggagaaggttaTAAGAGGTCAGGTGGAAACAGTGTAGAAGTTGATACAAGGTCAGGTGGAAACAGGTGTGATGACAGGTCCGGTGGACACAGAAGAGGAGAAGGTGATAAGAGGTCAGGTGGAAACAGTGAGGAAGATGATAAGAGGCCAGGTGGAAACAGAGGAGAAGATGATACAAGGTCAGATGGAAACAGTAGTGAGGATGATGACAGGTCCGGTGGAAACAGAAGAGGAGAAGGTGATAAGAGGTCAGGTGGAAACAGTAAGGAAGAGGATAAGAGGCCAGGTGGAAACAGTGGGGAAGGGGATAAGAGGCCAGGTGGAAACCATGGAGAATATAATAAGAGGTCAGGTGGAAACAGTATAGAGGATGATACAAGGTCAGGTGGAAACAGTAGTGAGGATGATGACAGGTCTGGTGGAAACAGAAGAGGAGAAGGTGATAAGAGGTCAGTTGGAAACAGTGGAGAAGATGATAAGAGGTCAGGtggaaacagagaggaagagaataAGAGGTCTTGTGGAAACATTGAAGAAGAAAAGAGGTCCGTTGGAAACGGTAGAGAGGATGATGACAGGTCCGGTGGAAACAGAAGAGGAGAAGGTGATAAGAGGTCAGGTGGAAACAGAGAAAAAGATGACAAGATGTCCGGTGAAAAAAGTAAGGAAGAGGATCAGAGGTCAGGTGGAAACAGTAGTGAGGATGATAATAGGTCTGGTGGAAACAGTAAGGAAGAGGATCAGAGGTCAGGTGGAAACAGTAAGGAAGAGGATCAGAGGTCAGGTGGAAACAGTGTAGAAGATGGTACAAGGTCGGGTGGAAATAGTAGTGAGGATGATGAAAGATCCGGTGGAAACAGAAGAGGAGAAGGTGATAAGAGGTCAGGTGGAAACAGTAGGGAAGAGGATAGGCGGTCAGGTGGAAACAGTAGAGAGGATGATAATAGGTCAGGTGGAAACAGTATAGATGTTGATACAAGATCAGGAGGAAACAGGTGTGAGGATGATGACAGGTCCGGTGGACATAGAAGAGGAGAAGGTGATAAGAGGTCAGgtggaaacagaggaggagaaggtgataAGAGGTCAGGTGGAAACAGTAA
The genomic region above belongs to Oncorhynchus kisutch isolate 150728-3 linkage group LG16, Okis_V2, whole genome shotgun sequence and contains:
- the LOC109906852 gene encoding uncharacterized transmembrane protein DDB_G0289901-like isoform X1; amino-acid sequence: MDSLCTTDTGYHPHGLINQGATCYLNSVLQVFFMTKDFREAVESQVFPNDQEQETIDHKLKRLFQKLKEKEADTKDISWTLDIQTVYEQRDAAEFFEKILNTVKNNVSKIFEGQLSHTISCANSHISNIEPGPFWVLPLSMDVTLGPGQSYSVNDGFEEFFEKSTITGDKLYCAKCNEEVEATTACKMVHHPEILTLLLKRFEFDYHGMTYVKVNCSVDVPHKLQTENGAYELYAIVDHEGSLRSGHYTATIRSYEDQKWYLFNDSNVSPITLEPNLRSQSAYLLIYRTCGYRQEEDKRSVGNREEDGKSVCGKKEKEGEKKLSGGNRDEEGSSWSKTRGNEKDAAKKRPKVEWIVNSIKYIYSCITAIGSLRKRGEYKIDADENKGEGGKSTDGENGEGGKERSGAKREDDDKTSGEKSTEEDQRSGGNSKEENKRSCENIDEDKRSGGNGREDHNRSSGNRRGEGVKRSGGNSQEEDKRSGENGEDDKRSGGNREKNDKMSGEKSKEEDQRSGGNSGEGYKRSGGNSSEDDDRSGGNRRGECDKRPGGNSMEKDKRSGGNSGEDDKMSGGNRGGEGYKRSGGNSVEVDTRSGGNRCDDRSGGHRRGEGDKRSGGNSEEDDKRPGGNRGEDDTRSDGNSSEDDDRSGGNRRGEGDKRSGGNSKEEDKRPGGNSGEGDKRPGGNHGEYNKRSGGNSIEDDTRSGGNSSEDDDRSGGNRRGEGDKRSVGNSGEDDKRSGGNREEENKRSCGNIEEEKRSVGNGREDDDRSGGNRRGEGDKRSGGNREKDDKMSGEKSKEEDQRSGGNSSEDDNRSGGNSKEEDQRSGGNSKEEDQRSGGNSVEDGTRSGGNSSEDDERSGGNRRGEGDKRSGGNSREEDRRSGGNSREDDNRSGGNSIDVDTRSGGNRCEDDDRSGGHRRGEGDKRSGGNRGGEGDKRSGGNSKEEDKRPGGNRGKYNKRSGGNSIEDDTRSGGNSSEDDDRSGGNRRGEGVKRSGGNSIEVDTRSGGNSREDHNRSGGNRRGEGDKRSGGNSREDDNRSGGNSIDVDTRSGGSRCEDDDRSGEHRRGEGDKRSGGNRGGEGVKRSGGNSIEDDTRSGGNSREDGDRSGGNRRGEGDKRSGGNSKEEDKRPGGNSGEGDKRPGGNHGEYNKRSGGNSIEDDTRSGGNSREDGDRSGGNRGGEGEKRSGGNSQEDDKRSGENGGDDKRSGGKRKEEDQRSGGNSSEDDNRSGGNNGEDNKRSGGNTSEDDDRSGGNRRGEGDKRSGGNSEEEGKRPGGNSGEKDKRSGGNSREDYKRSGGNRDGDKMSGGNRGGEGYKRSGGNSVEVDTRSGGNRCDDRSGGHRRGEVDKRSGENSEEEDKRPGGNSREDNKRSGGNSEEEGKRSGGNRGEDYTRSYGNSSEDDDRSGGNRRGEGDKRSGGNSIEDVQGQVETVVRMMTGPVETEEEKVIRGQVETVGKRISGQVETVERMIIGQVETEEKMIQDQEETGVRMMTGGNR